Proteins encoded by one window of Pseudonocardia alni:
- a CDS encoding DUF1932 domain-containing protein produces the protein MSSPSAQPVSLPARPVVGVLHPGAMGAALGSALKARAGAVIWADAGRSHATAKRAELADLQAVPTVADLAARADVIVSICPPHAAREVAGLAGAGLAGRTDRPLYVEANAVSPDTVRGIATLLGDRATVCDGAVIGPPAWTAGTTTLWLSGPGADTAATLFEPGPFDARVLGTAGTDLGAASGLKACFALQSKAAPMLWLALEEAAAAFGVTGALHAELDRAGVDHAAALARARERMAGKAWRWAGEMDEAADAFAAAGVPDGFSRAAAELYRRAAGAGG, from the coding sequence ATGTCGTCGCCGTCCGCGCAGCCGGTGTCCCTGCCCGCCCGGCCGGTGGTCGGGGTCCTGCACCCCGGCGCGATGGGCGCCGCGCTCGGATCGGCGCTCAAGGCCCGCGCGGGCGCGGTGATCTGGGCCGACGCCGGGCGCTCGCACGCCACCGCCAAGCGCGCCGAGCTGGCCGACCTGCAGGCGGTGCCGACCGTCGCCGACCTCGCCGCCCGGGCCGACGTGATCGTGTCGATCTGCCCGCCGCACGCCGCGCGCGAGGTCGCCGGCCTGGCGGGCGCCGGGTTGGCCGGGCGCACCGACCGCCCGCTCTACGTCGAGGCCAACGCGGTGTCCCCGGACACCGTCCGCGGTATCGCGACACTGCTCGGCGACCGCGCGACCGTCTGCGACGGCGCCGTCATCGGCCCGCCCGCCTGGACGGCGGGCACCACGACGCTGTGGCTGTCCGGGCCGGGGGCGGACACCGCCGCCACCCTGTTCGAGCCGGGCCCGTTCGACGCCAGGGTGCTCGGTACCGCCGGGACCGACCTGGGCGCCGCGAGCGGGCTGAAGGCCTGCTTCGCGCTGCAGAGCAAGGCGGCACCCATGCTGTGGCTGGCGCTCGAGGAGGCCGCCGCGGCGTTCGGCGTCACCGGGGCCCTGCACGCCGAGCTGGACCGGGCCGGGGTCGACCACGCCGCCGCGCTGGCCCGCGCCCGCGAGCGGATGGCGGGAAAGGCGTGGCGCTGGGCGGGGGAGATGGACGAGGCGGCCGACGCGTTCGCCGCCGCCGGGGTGCCCGACGGCTTCTCCCGCGCCGCCGCCGAGCTCTACCGGCGCGCGGCCGGGGCTGGCGGGTGA
- a CDS encoding GntR family transcriptional regulator, translating to MLIRVDPSSPVPLGDQVAASVRRAVADGRAAAGDRLPPAREVAGALGINLHTVLRGYQQLRDEGLVDLRRGRGAVLTERATGGRAELERKAGELAELARRLGLDESDALGAVRAAFR from the coding sequence GTGCTGATCCGGGTCGACCCGTCGTCGCCGGTGCCGCTCGGGGACCAGGTCGCGGCCTCGGTCCGCCGGGCGGTCGCCGACGGCCGGGCCGCCGCCGGGGACCGGCTGCCCCCGGCCCGCGAGGTCGCGGGCGCACTGGGGATCAATCTGCACACCGTGCTGCGCGGCTACCAGCAGCTGCGCGACGAGGGCCTGGTCGACCTGCGGCGCGGCCGCGGGGCCGTGCTCACCGAGCGGGCCACCGGTGGACGCGCCGAGCTGGAGCGCAAGGCCGGTGAGCTGGCCGAACTCGCCCGGCGGCTCGGGCTCGACGAGTCCGACGCCCTCGGCGCGGTGCGGGCCGCCTTCCGCTGA
- a CDS encoding DUF742 domain-containing protein: MARSEIGRTGARFGAPPSRHAPDPEYPHGRPPEPDPEPTVVAEEPESGPENLVGVTGARFGGHSAKRTRLSRRERAARRAAARVESAGHPAGDTTAGDTTAGGTATGDPAAAGTGRGPDGDAGTPGPADTAPLPVVAGRTAPGPGRPAAAAGPASSPPALRHPAPQLIAPPDAAPLEVPAFAPVRPYVMTGGRTRVRAELRLETLVSVRPAPGPVPRADSVERAAVLRLCTRPRSVSEVAALAAVPLGVARVLIDDLASEGRLVVHGVSSAEDGPSVALMDRVLAGLRRL; the protein is encoded by the coding sequence ATGGCACGGTCGGAGATCGGACGCACCGGGGCCCGGTTCGGGGCGCCCCCGTCCCGGCACGCCCCCGACCCGGAGTACCCGCACGGCAGGCCGCCGGAGCCGGACCCGGAGCCCACCGTCGTGGCGGAGGAGCCGGAGTCCGGGCCGGAGAACCTGGTCGGAGTGACCGGGGCGCGGTTCGGCGGGCACTCCGCGAAGCGCACCCGGCTGAGCCGCCGCGAGCGGGCGGCGCGCCGTGCGGCGGCCCGCGTGGAGTCGGCCGGGCACCCGGCGGGCGACACCACGGCGGGCGACACCACGGCGGGCGGCACCGCGACCGGTGACCCCGCGGCGGCGGGCACCGGTCGCGGCCCGGACGGCGACGCCGGCACCCCCGGGCCCGCCGACACCGCGCCGCTGCCCGTGGTCGCCGGCCGCACCGCGCCGGGACCGGGTCGTCCGGCCGCGGCGGCGGGCCCCGCGTCCTCCCCGCCCGCGCTCCGGCACCCGGCGCCCCAGCTCATCGCGCCGCCGGACGCCGCGCCGCTCGAGGTCCCGGCGTTCGCCCCGGTCCGGCCCTACGTCATGACCGGCGGCCGTACCCGGGTCCGCGCCGAGCTGCGGCTGGAGACGCTGGTCTCGGTGCGGCCCGCCCCCGGCCCCGTCCCGCGCGCCGACTCGGTCGAGCGCGCCGCGGTGCTGCGGCTGTGCACCCGGCCCCGGTCGGTGTCGGAGGTCGCGGCGCTCGCCGCGGTGCCGCTGGGCGTCGCCCGGGTGCTCATCGACGACCTCGCCTCCGAGGGGCGCCTGGTGGTGCACGGTGTGTCCTCGGCGGAGGACGGGCCGAGCGTCGCGCTGATGGACCGGGTGCTGGCCGGGCTGCGCCGGCTCTGA
- the meaB gene encoding methylmalonyl Co-A mutase-associated GTPase MeaB: MAPRVPDPAELARGVLAGDRTLLARAITLVESSRPDHQRAAQELLLELTPKAGHAVRVGISGVPGVGKSTFIEAMGSTLTARGHRVAVLAVDPSSTRTRGSILGDKTRMPRLAVDPHAFVRPSPSAGTLGGVARRTRETMVVMEAAGFDVVLVETVGVGQSETAVAGMVDTFLFLTIARTGDALQGIKKGILELADVVAVNKADGPHERDARAAARELAGALHMMTPTSAHWRTPVLSCSAQTGKGLDTVWEKVTAHREALDKGGELATRRADQQVEWMWQMVRDRLMDRVLHDPATAERLPKLTAEVRDGGLTPTLAAQQILDVLG, from the coding sequence ATGGCCCCTCGCGTCCCCGACCCCGCGGAGCTCGCCCGCGGGGTCCTGGCCGGCGACCGCACCCTGCTCGCCCGGGCGATCACCCTGGTCGAGTCCAGCAGGCCCGACCACCAGCGGGCCGCCCAGGAGCTGCTCCTGGAGCTGACCCCGAAGGCCGGGCACGCGGTGCGGGTCGGTATCTCCGGGGTACCCGGGGTCGGGAAGTCGACCTTCATCGAGGCGATGGGCTCCACACTCACCGCCCGGGGGCACCGGGTGGCGGTCCTCGCCGTCGACCCGTCGTCTACCCGTACCCGCGGGTCCATCCTGGGTGACAAGACCCGGATGCCGCGCCTGGCCGTCGACCCGCACGCGTTCGTGCGGCCGTCGCCGTCGGCGGGCACGCTCGGCGGGGTCGCCCGCCGCACCCGGGAGACGATGGTCGTCATGGAGGCCGCCGGGTTCGACGTCGTCCTCGTCGAGACCGTCGGGGTCGGCCAGTCCGAGACCGCCGTCGCCGGGATGGTCGACACCTTCCTGTTCCTCACCATCGCCCGCACCGGCGACGCGCTGCAGGGGATCAAGAAGGGCATCCTGGAGCTCGCCGACGTCGTCGCCGTGAACAAGGCCGACGGCCCGCACGAGCGCGACGCCCGCGCCGCGGCCCGCGAGCTCGCCGGCGCGCTGCACATGATGACCCCCACCTCGGCGCACTGGCGCACCCCGGTGCTGTCCTGCTCCGCGCAGACCGGGAAGGGCCTGGACACCGTGTGGGAGAAGGTCACCGCCCACCGCGAGGCCCTCGACAAGGGCGGTGAGCTCGCGACCCGGCGCGCCGACCAGCAGGTCGAGTGGATGTGGCAGATGGTGCGCGACCGGCTCATGGACCGGGTGCTGCACGACCCGGCGACGGCCGAGCGGCTCCCGAAGCTCACCGCCGAGGTCCGCGACGGCGGGCTCACCCCCACCCTCGCCGCCCAGCAGATCCTCGACGTCCTGGGCTGA
- the scpA gene encoding methylmalonyl-CoA mutase has product MSIPDFTGVPLLGDTTPATTWTGSADAWEAPEGIGVKPLYTADDLAGVDFLHTYPGITPYLRGPYPTMYTNQPWTVRQYAGFSTAAESNAFYRRNLAAGQKGLSIAFDLATHRGYDSDHPRVAGDVGMAGVAIDSILDMRQLFDGIPLDKMSVSMTMNGAVLPVLALYIVAAEEQGVSPEKLTGTIQNDILKEFMVRNTYIYPPQPSMQIISDIFGFTSREMPKFNSISISGYHIQEAGATNDLELAYTLADGVEYLRAGVDAGLDIDKFAPRLSFFWAIGMNFFMEVAKMRAARLLWSKLVNRFEPQNAKSLSLRTHSQTSGWSLTAQDVYNNVVRTCVEAMAATQGHTQSLHTNALDEALALPTDFSARIARNTQLLLQQESGTTNVVDPWGGSYYVEKLTYDLAKRAWAHIDEVEKAGGMAQAIDAGIPKMRVEEAAARTQARIDSGRQPVIGVNKYVVEADEQIDVLKVDNANVRREQLEKLARLRAERDDRAVDEALRALTGAAEKIAEGSSRSDDENLLQLAVNAARDQATVGEISDALEKVFGRHAGQIRIISGVYSAEAGQNPAIDRARELVSEFAGHEGRQPRILVAKMGQDGHDRGQKVISTAFADIGFDVDVGPLFQTPAEVAKQAAESDVHVIGASSLAAGHLTLVPELRRELAELGRDDIMVVVGGVIPPADVPELLEMGAAAVFPPGTVIAEAAVDLLGKLAAALGHDDPDTSARTGSVYAD; this is encoded by the coding sequence GTGAGCATTCCCGACTTCACCGGCGTGCCGCTGCTGGGCGACACCACCCCCGCGACCACCTGGACCGGCTCCGCCGACGCCTGGGAGGCGCCGGAGGGGATCGGCGTCAAGCCGCTCTACACCGCCGACGACCTCGCCGGCGTCGACTTCCTGCACACCTACCCGGGCATCACCCCGTACCTGCGCGGGCCGTACCCGACGATGTACACCAACCAGCCGTGGACGGTGCGCCAGTACGCCGGGTTCTCCACCGCCGCGGAGTCGAACGCGTTCTACCGGCGCAACCTCGCCGCCGGGCAGAAGGGCCTGTCGATCGCGTTCGACCTGGCCACCCACCGCGGCTACGACTCCGACCACCCGCGCGTCGCCGGCGACGTCGGCATGGCCGGGGTCGCGATCGACTCGATCCTCGACATGCGCCAGCTCTTCGACGGCATCCCGCTGGACAAGATGTCGGTGTCGATGACGATGAACGGCGCCGTGCTCCCGGTGCTGGCGCTCTACATCGTCGCCGCCGAGGAACAGGGCGTGAGCCCCGAGAAGCTGACCGGAACCATTCAGAACGACATCCTGAAGGAGTTCATGGTCCGCAACACCTACATCTACCCGCCGCAGCCGTCGATGCAGATCATCTCCGACATCTTCGGCTTCACCAGCCGCGAGATGCCGAAGTTCAACTCGATCTCCATCTCCGGCTACCACATCCAGGAGGCGGGGGCGACCAACGACCTGGAGCTCGCCTACACCCTCGCCGACGGCGTGGAGTACCTGCGGGCCGGGGTCGACGCCGGGCTGGACATCGACAAGTTCGCCCCGCGGCTGAGCTTCTTCTGGGCGATCGGCATGAACTTCTTCATGGAGGTCGCCAAGATGCGGGCCGCGCGCCTGCTCTGGTCCAAGCTCGTGAACCGGTTCGAGCCGCAGAACGCCAAGTCGCTGTCGCTGCGGACGCACTCGCAGACCTCCGGCTGGTCGCTGACCGCGCAGGACGTCTACAACAACGTCGTCCGCACCTGCGTCGAGGCGATGGCCGCCACCCAGGGCCACACCCAGTCGCTGCACACCAACGCCCTCGACGAGGCCCTCGCGCTGCCGACGGACTTCTCCGCGCGGATCGCGCGCAACACCCAGCTGCTGCTGCAGCAGGAGTCGGGCACCACGAACGTCGTCGACCCGTGGGGCGGCTCCTACTACGTGGAGAAGCTCACCTACGACCTCGCGAAGCGGGCGTGGGCGCACATCGACGAGGTCGAGAAGGCCGGCGGCATGGCCCAGGCCATCGACGCCGGCATCCCCAAGATGCGCGTCGAGGAGGCCGCGGCCCGCACCCAGGCCCGGATCGACTCGGGCCGCCAGCCGGTGATCGGCGTCAACAAGTACGTCGTCGAGGCCGACGAGCAGATCGACGTGCTCAAGGTCGACAACGCGAACGTGCGCCGCGAGCAGCTCGAGAAGCTGGCCCGGCTCCGCGCCGAGCGCGACGACCGCGCCGTCGACGAGGCCCTGCGCGCGCTCACCGGCGCCGCGGAGAAGATCGCCGAGGGCTCGTCGCGCTCCGACGACGAGAACCTGCTCCAGCTGGCCGTCAACGCGGCCCGCGACCAGGCCACGGTCGGGGAGATCTCCGACGCACTCGAGAAGGTCTTCGGGCGCCACGCCGGACAGATCCGCATCATCTCCGGTGTGTACTCCGCCGAGGCCGGGCAGAACCCGGCGATCGACCGCGCCCGCGAGCTCGTCTCCGAGTTCGCCGGCCACGAGGGCCGCCAGCCCCGCATCCTGGTCGCGAAGATGGGCCAGGACGGCCACGACCGCGGCCAGAAGGTCATCTCGACCGCGTTCGCCGACATCGGCTTCGACGTCGACGTCGGGCCGCTGTTCCAGACCCCGGCCGAGGTCGCGAAGCAGGCCGCCGAGTCCGACGTGCACGTGATCGGCGCCAGCTCGCTGGCCGCCGGGCACCTCACGCTGGTCCCGGAGCTGCGCCGCGAGCTCGCCGAGCTGGGGCGCGACGACATCATGGTCGTCGTCGGCGGGGTCATCCCGCCCGCGGACGTGCCGGAGCTGCTGGAGATGGGCGCGGCCGCGGTGTTCCCGCCCGGCACGGTCATCGCCGAGGCCGCGGTCGACCTGCTCGGCAAGCTGGCCGCCGCGCTCGGTCACGACGACCCGGACACGTCCGCGCGGACCGGCAGCGTCTACGCCGACTGA
- a CDS encoding HpcH/HpaI aldolase family protein encodes MTPDPLFTGDAVGGWLQLPSPAVAEIAGSVGFDLVCVDTQHGLIGDDTVLGMLQALSATGTPSLVRVPGHGAEGIGRALDRGADGVIVPLVDTAEQAAAAVAACRYPPDGVRSFGPVRPSWQDRDVFAPPRTVVMVETVAAVANLPDIVAVDGVAAVFVGPSDLALAHGLPLAAQGDGGPESDRHAELVSGITAVCAEAGVPVGIYCESPAHVRRFRALGCTFTMLAAEQAILRSALAEKLADARP; translated from the coding sequence ATGACCCCTGATCCCCTGTTCACCGGCGACGCGGTCGGTGGCTGGCTGCAGCTGCCCTCCCCCGCCGTCGCCGAGATCGCCGGCTCCGTCGGGTTCGACCTGGTCTGCGTCGACACCCAGCACGGCCTGATCGGCGACGACACCGTCCTGGGCATGCTGCAGGCCCTGTCCGCGACGGGCACGCCGTCGCTGGTGCGGGTCCCCGGCCACGGCGCCGAGGGCATCGGGCGGGCCCTGGACCGGGGCGCCGACGGCGTGATCGTCCCGCTGGTCGACACCGCCGAGCAGGCCGCTGCGGCGGTCGCGGCGTGCCGCTACCCGCCGGACGGGGTCCGCAGCTTCGGGCCGGTCCGCCCCTCGTGGCAGGACCGCGACGTGTTCGCACCCCCGCGCACGGTGGTGATGGTGGAAACGGTCGCGGCCGTGGCGAACCTGCCCGACATCGTGGCCGTCGACGGGGTCGCGGCGGTGTTCGTCGGGCCGTCGGACCTGGCGCTGGCGCACGGGCTCCCGCTCGCCGCCCAGGGCGACGGCGGCCCGGAGTCCGACCGGCACGCCGAGCTGGTCTCCGGGATCACCGCGGTGTGCGCGGAGGCCGGGGTACCGGTGGGGATCTACTGCGAGTCCCCCGCGCACGTCCGCCGCTTCCGGGCGCTGGGGTGCACCTTCACGATGCTCGCCGCCGAGCAGGCGATCCTGCGGTCGGCGCTGGCGGAGAAGCTGGCCGACGCCCGGCCCTGA
- a CDS encoding alpha/beta hydrolase produces MALDPAFRTVLDTLAGAGALPLVRDGDPVATRAHYRSLALARRGPGFVPEQVGRVDDDTVPGPAGPVPLRTYVPEGDDGAAVVLYLHGGGWVVGDLETHDPVCRRVANATGAVVVAVDYRLAPEHPHPAPLDDAWAALLAVAGRFPGRRLGLAGDSAGASMVAGLALRCRDRGGPRPAAQLLFYPALAPEGATPSHRENGEGYFLTAADMRWFWDSLLSGPAPADPEVAPLGAAAPADPSGLAPAVVATAEFDPLRDEGRDWAAALRAGGVEVTEVDGPGLIHGYVAFLGVVPAAERIAGQALATFTTLLRR; encoded by the coding sequence ATGGCGCTCGACCCCGCGTTCCGGACCGTGCTCGACACCCTCGCCGGGGCGGGGGCCCTGCCGCTGGTCCGCGACGGCGACCCGGTCGCCACCCGGGCCCACTACCGGTCGCTCGCCCTGGCCCGTCGCGGACCGGGGTTCGTCCCCGAGCAGGTCGGCCGGGTCGACGACGACACCGTCCCCGGCCCGGCGGGCCCGGTGCCGCTGCGCACCTACGTCCCCGAGGGCGACGACGGCGCGGCCGTCGTGCTCTACCTGCACGGCGGTGGGTGGGTCGTCGGGGACCTGGAGACCCACGACCCGGTGTGCCGGCGGGTGGCGAATGCGACCGGCGCGGTCGTCGTCGCGGTGGACTACCGGCTCGCGCCCGAGCACCCGCACCCCGCGCCGCTCGACGACGCCTGGGCCGCGCTGCTCGCCGTCGCAGGCCGGTTCCCGGGCCGGCGGCTCGGGCTGGCGGGCGACAGCGCCGGGGCGAGCATGGTCGCCGGGCTGGCGCTGCGCTGTCGCGACCGCGGCGGCCCGCGCCCGGCCGCCCAGCTGTTGTTCTACCCGGCCCTCGCGCCGGAGGGGGCGACGCCGTCGCACCGGGAGAACGGCGAGGGCTACTTCCTCACCGCGGCGGACATGCGGTGGTTCTGGGACAGCCTGCTGTCCGGCCCCGCCCCGGCCGACCCCGAGGTCGCGCCGCTGGGGGCCGCCGCGCCCGCCGACCCGTCCGGGCTGGCGCCCGCGGTGGTCGCCACCGCCGAGTTCGACCCGCTGCGCGACGAGGGCCGCGACTGGGCCGCGGCGCTGCGCGCGGGCGGGGTGGAGGTCACCGAGGTCGACGGACCCGGTCTCATCCACGGCTACGTCGCGTTCCTCGGCGTCGTGCCCGCGGCCGAGCGGATCGCCGGGCAGGCGCTGGCCACGTTCACCACGCTGCTGCGTCGCTAG
- a CDS encoding VanZ family protein → MNDRIIPGVLAIGLGSALVLAVLVPAVALTYRRRGRFGPGELAVLVAVPVYGLAVLGYTLLPLPQVDAAFCAGRTAADSLQTRPFAFVGDVTRIAARQDSTGVRAWLANAAVQQVVLNVALFAPLGWFLRGVFRRSLPVTVAAGLAVSLLVEATQYTGNWFLFPCAYRLADVDDLIANTAGALLGGLAAALVRPRSWDAGADPDRPAPVTAGRRLLGALCDLAAVWVTGSLLGSLLLAGTALTGYTGGPLPDWFDTANTVLGFWLPLLVFLVVPLVGRGGTVGQRAVRLRPALPGGGVPGRGRRVARVLLGTGGFLLLSGPSGALGVLGLLWGIAGLVGLRRSTGHRGVAGRLTGLTMVDAREPARTAPADRPAVPDRPAVPDRPAAPDRSAG, encoded by the coding sequence GTGAACGACCGGATCATCCCCGGGGTGCTCGCGATCGGGCTCGGGTCGGCGCTGGTGCTCGCCGTACTCGTCCCGGCCGTCGCGCTGACCTACCGCCGCCGCGGTCGCTTCGGGCCCGGCGAGCTGGCCGTACTCGTCGCCGTCCCGGTGTACGGGCTGGCGGTCCTCGGCTACACCCTGCTCCCGCTGCCCCAGGTCGACGCGGCGTTCTGCGCCGGGCGCACCGCGGCGGACTCGCTGCAGACCCGGCCGTTCGCCTTCGTCGGCGACGTCACCCGGATCGCCGCCCGCCAGGACTCGACCGGGGTGCGGGCCTGGCTCGCGAACGCCGCGGTGCAGCAGGTGGTGCTCAACGTGGCGCTGTTCGCGCCGCTGGGCTGGTTCCTGCGCGGGGTGTTCCGTCGCTCGCTGCCGGTCACCGTGGCCGCCGGGCTCGCGGTGTCCCTGCTCGTCGAGGCCACCCAGTACACCGGCAACTGGTTCCTGTTCCCGTGCGCCTACCGGCTCGCCGACGTCGACGACCTGATCGCCAACACCGCGGGCGCGTTGCTCGGCGGTCTCGCCGCCGCCCTGGTGCGGCCCCGCTCGTGGGACGCCGGCGCCGACCCCGACCGGCCGGCCCCGGTGACGGCCGGGCGCCGGCTGCTCGGAGCCCTCTGCGACCTGGCGGCGGTCTGGGTGACCGGGTCCCTGCTCGGCTCGCTGCTGCTCGCCGGGACCGCGCTGACCGGGTACACCGGCGGGCCGCTGCCCGACTGGTTCGACACCGCGAACACCGTCCTCGGGTTCTGGCTGCCGCTGCTGGTGTTCCTGGTGGTGCCGCTGGTGGGGCGCGGCGGCACCGTCGGCCAGCGGGCGGTGCGGCTGCGGCCTGCGCTGCCCGGCGGCGGCGTCCCCGGCCGCGGGCGCCGCGTCGCCCGGGTACTGCTCGGCACCGGAGGGTTCCTGCTGCTCTCCGGGCCGTCCGGCGCGCTCGGCGTGCTCGGGTTGCTGTGGGGGATCGCGGGCCTGGTCGGGCTCCGGCGCAGCACCGGCCACCGCGGGGTGGCCGGCCGGCTCACCGGGCTCACGATGGTCGACGCCCGGGAGCCCGCCCGCACCGCCCCGGCCGACCGGCCCGCTGTGCCCGACCGCCCCGCTGTGCCCGACCGCCCCGCAGCGCCCGACCGCTCCGCGGGCTGA
- a CDS encoding acyl-CoA dehydrogenase family protein: protein MASDDLLEPPVPVLTAPYHTPEREALQKQAREFAATRVLPVADELDPRKGEIPRDLLDEMGELGYFGITVDREHGGLGLGAFEYCMVAEELARAWMSVGSIIARAQGAGTAVTDPERRAELLRRSARGQWIGAIALSEPDAGSDLAGVETRAVRDGDEFVITGHKRWTGNAKAADFIQVLVRTDDPAPGEKRSAGLATVVVEKERDTFPAGITGRPIDKIGYHGFVTWDLEFDGVRVPVGNQLGAGGEGFADAQSWLNIARVHTAARAVGLARAAVEDCVRYLQRRHQFEHPIGDFQAVRFTLATMAARVEQARAFYQNVAHRLDLGEPCEREAAMVKLLATEMAAEVTADGIQLHGGNGYTTEHQVERHWRDARLTTIFEGTSEIQRKIISDRLLPRSPLG from the coding sequence ATGGCCAGTGACGATCTTCTCGAGCCGCCTGTCCCGGTACTGACCGCGCCGTACCACACCCCCGAGCGCGAGGCGTTGCAGAAGCAGGCCCGCGAGTTCGCCGCGACCCGGGTGCTGCCCGTCGCCGACGAGCTGGATCCGCGCAAGGGCGAGATCCCGCGCGACCTGCTCGACGAGATGGGCGAGCTGGGCTACTTCGGCATCACCGTCGACCGTGAGCACGGCGGGCTGGGTCTCGGGGCGTTCGAGTACTGCATGGTCGCCGAGGAGCTGGCCCGGGCGTGGATGAGCGTCGGGTCGATCATCGCCCGTGCGCAGGGCGCCGGGACCGCCGTCACCGACCCGGAGCGCCGTGCGGAGCTGCTGCGCCGGTCGGCCCGCGGGCAGTGGATCGGCGCGATCGCGCTGTCCGAGCCCGACGCCGGGTCCGACCTGGCCGGGGTGGAGACCCGCGCGGTCCGCGACGGCGACGAGTTCGTGATCACCGGGCACAAGCGCTGGACCGGCAACGCCAAGGCCGCCGACTTCATCCAGGTGCTGGTGCGCACCGACGACCCTGCGCCGGGGGAGAAGCGCTCCGCGGGCCTGGCGACGGTCGTCGTGGAGAAGGAGCGCGACACCTTCCCCGCCGGGATCACCGGCCGCCCGATCGACAAGATCGGCTACCACGGCTTCGTCACCTGGGACCTGGAGTTCGACGGCGTGCGGGTGCCGGTCGGCAACCAGCTCGGCGCCGGCGGCGAGGGATTCGCCGACGCCCAGTCGTGGCTGAACATCGCCCGGGTGCACACCGCCGCGCGGGCGGTCGGGCTCGCCAGGGCCGCCGTCGAGGACTGCGTGCGCTACCTGCAGCGACGCCACCAGTTCGAGCACCCGATCGGCGACTTCCAGGCCGTCCGGTTCACCCTCGCGACGATGGCCGCCCGGGTCGAGCAGGCCCGCGCCTTCTACCAGAACGTGGCGCACCGGCTCGACCTCGGCGAGCCCTGCGAGCGGGAGGCGGCGATGGTCAAGCTGCTGGCCACCGAGATGGCCGCCGAGGTCACCGCGGACGGCATCCAGCTGCACGGCGGCAACGGCTACACCACCGAGCACCAGGTGGAACGGCACTGGCGCGACGCCCGGCTGACCACGATCTTCGAGGGGACCAGCGAGATCCAGCGCAAGATCATCTCCGACCGGCTGCTGCCGCGCAGCCCGCTCGGCTGA
- the fdhA gene encoding formaldehyde dehydrogenase, glutathione-independent: MPDNRVVVYKGPGEVAVESIDYPKLELPTDVVDGLGIQRKAPHAAILKIVTTNICGSDQHMVRGRTTAPVGQSLGHEITGEIVEIGDDVLFAKVGDICSVPFNIACGRCRMCNEGKTGVCLNVNPARPGAAYGYVDMGGWIGGQAEYVMVPFADFNLLRFPDRDQALEKILDLTMLSDIFPTGYHGAVTAGVTTGSTVYVAGAGPVGLAAAHAAQLLGAAAVVVGDMIPERLAQARSFGCETVDLSGDGTLAEQLEQLLGEPEVDAAVDAVGFEARGHGRDAGEAPATVLNSVMEVTRVGGALGIPGLYVTGDPGAADDKAKEGTLGVRIGLGWAKSHSFTTGQCPVKKYNRQLMQAILSDRAQIAKAVNATTISLDDAPRGYQEFDGGVARKFVIDPHGSVAA; the protein is encoded by the coding sequence ATGCCCGACAACCGCGTCGTCGTGTACAAGGGACCCGGCGAGGTCGCCGTCGAGTCGATCGACTACCCGAAGCTGGAGCTGCCCACCGACGTCGTCGACGGCCTCGGCATCCAGCGCAAGGCTCCGCACGCGGCGATCCTGAAGATCGTCACCACCAACATCTGCGGATCCGACCAGCACATGGTCCGCGGCCGCACCACCGCACCGGTCGGGCAGTCGCTCGGCCACGAGATCACCGGCGAGATCGTCGAGATCGGCGACGACGTGCTGTTCGCGAAGGTCGGCGACATCTGCTCGGTGCCGTTCAACATCGCCTGCGGGCGCTGCCGGATGTGCAACGAGGGCAAGACCGGCGTCTGCCTCAACGTCAACCCGGCCCGTCCCGGCGCCGCCTACGGCTACGTCGACATGGGCGGCTGGATCGGCGGCCAGGCCGAGTACGTGATGGTGCCCTTCGCCGACTTCAACCTGCTGCGCTTCCCCGACCGCGACCAGGCGTTGGAGAAGATCCTCGACCTCACGATGCTGTCGGACATCTTCCCGACCGGCTACCACGGCGCGGTGACCGCCGGGGTCACCACCGGGTCGACGGTGTACGTGGCCGGCGCCGGGCCGGTCGGGCTGGCCGCGGCGCACGCCGCGCAGCTGCTGGGGGCGGCGGCGGTCGTCGTCGGGGACATGATCCCCGAGCGGCTCGCGCAGGCGCGCAGCTTCGGCTGCGAGACCGTCGACCTGTCCGGCGACGGCACCCTGGCCGAGCAGCTGGAGCAGCTGCTCGGCGAGCCCGAGGTCGACGCCGCCGTCGACGCCGTCGGGTTCGAGGCCCGCGGGCACGGCCGCGACGCCGGGGAGGCGCCCGCGACCGTGCTCAACTCGGTCATGGAGGTGACCCGGGTCGGCGGCGCGCTCGGCATCCCGGGGCTCTACGTCACCGGCGACCCGGGTGCCGCCGACGACAAGGCCAAGGAGGGCACCCTCGGCGTGCGGATCGGGCTGGGCTGGGCGAAGTCGCACAGCTTCACCACCGGTCAGTGCCCGGTGAAGAAGTACAACCGGCAGCTGATGCAGGCGATCCTGTCCGACCGGGCGCAGATCGCGAAGGCGGTCAACGCGACCACGATCTCGCTGGACGACGCCCCGCGCGGCTACCAGGAGTTCGACGGCGGCGTGGCCCGCAAGTTCGTGATCGACCCGCACGGCAGCGTCGCGGCGTGA